In Paenibacillus sp. FSL R7-0345, a single window of DNA contains:
- a CDS encoding diguanylate cyclase, which yields MIAMDNYQVVETISDQYSKAVYRCRDALSGDTVILKVLKAEFTGPEAVMRFKQEYRLLKELSTQIEGVIKPLKLEEKNGFYTMVLEDIHGRSLKEIMESDPPDTATLLKLVIKIVDILGAVHEHNVIHKDIKPSNMIWNREDDVVQLIDFDLAVKLPKEKKEFQNSGVLEGSIQYISPEQTGRMNRNIDYRSDFYSLGVVLYELMTGSKPYTTQEMLEQIYSIIAKEAVPPYQLTGGRVSAELSEIIMKLMEKSSEERYRSAYGIKADLKKVLAGEAGFIIGAEDRHNVFRIPQKIYGRDAELARLTEAFRQSISGQPQLMLVSGEAGVGKTALVHELHKSISQEKGLFAEGKFDQYNRNIPYSAIIQAFRRLISQLQDSPDAEYKQRMAQALAEGLDGNGSLIAGLIPELDGWIGIQPEAEPLNPAEETNRFFLTFAKFIEGITFNERPLVLFLDDLQWADFSSLQLVERLLLDHQLRRLFIVCSYRGNEIHDGHPLFTSVAKIEKNRQVGVITLEPLTVRDVNLLISDTLYSPRERVDMLAEVIYKRTKGNSFFVSELLKDLYRSGYLYFDDPQGSWSWQLEQIMSLPVNENIVEFLMMKLNNLPQETRKILMLCAAAGNVFDFSLLKLISGEPRGSIVRAIASAVDEELIVPSDASYAMFSGYLDETDIEPEPPQELKISFGFAHDRIQQAFYQMIDEGESKELHLRIGRVLLANLPPEEADELIVDIAAHMNKGLEFIRSQAEINGVIRLNLRAAGKAKAAFGYDSAYALLEAVLPRLPDNAWEDDELPAAEIYRLLAQCGYLTHHIEEADAACAILLGHTPGKVDRAQIYELQADHYMYLGMMKEAIAAGRQGLQEMGIQIPQRVGMASVLTELVKIKAALRGRTAEDIFASGEMKDPEMQLIMRLLINFIPPAFISGETSLFGLAVLKKVGLTLKYGNSPESAIAFIGYAMLLSGFGDVKGAFEFGRLGIRINDKFNDVQWRGAAHVLYTLFSHAWTEPWDTLQDWFTTSIEASLRTGDLLYLAHSCFYVNIWNPEMDLATNLLESNRMISMIESTKYKESLATAQLVRQYYRNLMGEMGGNRSFSDGSFDEESMLRDLELAKYNSGIAIYYIYKMKLLFTYESYQEALVYIDKAYDIIGALSGSAFMEEFSLYTFLNLAYSYPDLRGRERYKARRRMKKEMGRVRKWARHAPGTFRQHEMLMKAEWARIAGRDDEAGQYYDLAIEASEQGTFVRYKALTNELAAKFYYAKQFNEFAAYLLRQSVYYYSVWGAKAKIQFLKARYPDIVRKINIKEFLHGRTVSDYSESIDLDSMIMASQAISKEIELNNLLEALMQIVIKNAGAQRGCIRMTGSSGLLVEGEYLADEDRISVGVQSRSGFDNLPDSILRSVEESGKTLIYNDAYSETQFVNDPYIVKHRTKSMVCMPLINQNKTVAVIYLENNLVTGVFTKERMKIINLLSREMVFSLENASLYSELERSEEKYRELVNNLQDGIFITQDFICKYANEALAGMLGYEVEEMLDQPFESFLSPAERDKVMYYYSRRVEGKSAPFEYETRLLHKDRIREVIVIHKVTLINYLDNMAIQGTVKDITLRKQAEEELLRHKEHLEELVAERTKELELNNEELNRYIGMIERISNTDELTGLYNRRYFNRVFAEEVEKAAATQKYLTYLMLDIDYFKKYNDTYGHYEGDKVLRRVGKLLQELAERADGFAIRLGGEEFGIVVTGFTPAQSREYAETIRRSIADLKIPHTRSPQFGIVTVSIGTACVRVSDAGEEDIYKLSDDALYQSKAEGRNRVTLFQ from the coding sequence ATGATTGCGATGGACAACTATCAGGTTGTGGAAACCATTTCGGATCAGTATTCGAAAGCGGTCTACAGATGCAGGGATGCTTTATCCGGTGATACGGTCATTTTAAAGGTTTTAAAAGCTGAATTTACCGGCCCTGAGGCTGTGATGCGGTTTAAGCAGGAATACAGGCTGCTCAAAGAGCTAAGCACACAGATTGAAGGTGTGATCAAACCCCTTAAACTTGAAGAAAAAAACGGCTTTTATACTATGGTGCTGGAGGATATCCATGGGCGTTCCCTGAAAGAGATCATGGAGTCCGATCCTCCGGATACGGCAACGCTTCTTAAGCTGGTAATCAAAATTGTAGATATTCTTGGTGCAGTTCATGAGCATAACGTCATTCATAAGGATATTAAGCCTTCCAATATGATCTGGAACAGGGAAGATGACGTGGTGCAGCTGATCGATTTCGATCTGGCCGTAAAGCTGCCCAAGGAGAAAAAGGAGTTTCAGAACAGCGGGGTGCTCGAAGGCAGCATCCAGTATATTTCACCTGAGCAGACCGGACGGATGAACCGCAATATAGATTACCGGAGTGACTTTTATTCTCTGGGTGTAGTGCTGTATGAGCTGATGACCGGGAGCAAGCCTTATACCACTCAGGAAATGCTGGAACAGATCTATTCCATAATTGCCAAGGAGGCCGTTCCGCCCTACCAGCTGACCGGAGGGAGGGTATCTGCCGAGCTGTCGGAAATCATCATGAAGCTGATGGAGAAATCCTCCGAGGAGAGATACCGCAGCGCTTACGGGATTAAGGCCGATTTGAAAAAGGTGCTGGCCGGTGAAGCCGGTTTTATAATCGGGGCAGAGGACCGGCATAATGTGTTCCGGATTCCGCAAAAAATATACGGCCGCGATGCAGAGCTGGCCCGGCTGACAGAGGCTTTCCGGCAAAGCATCAGCGGCCAGCCGCAGCTGATGCTGGTTAGCGGTGAAGCCGGCGTGGGTAAGACGGCGCTTGTACATGAGCTGCACAAATCCATCAGCCAGGAAAAAGGGCTGTTCGCTGAAGGAAAGTTTGACCAGTACAACCGGAACATTCCATACAGCGCGATTATCCAGGCCTTCCGCCGGCTGATCAGCCAGCTGCAGGATAGTCCTGACGCAGAATACAAGCAGCGGATGGCCCAAGCACTGGCTGAGGGTCTGGACGGCAATGGAAGCCTGATCGCCGGCCTGATTCCGGAGCTTGACGGCTGGATCGGGATTCAGCCGGAGGCAGAGCCGCTTAATCCCGCTGAGGAAACGAACCGGTTCTTTCTAACCTTTGCCAAGTTCATTGAAGGGATCACCTTCAATGAACGTCCGCTGGTGCTGTTCCTGGACGATCTGCAATGGGCGGATTTCTCCAGCCTGCAGCTTGTTGAACGGCTGCTGCTGGATCACCAGCTGCGCCGGCTGTTCATTGTCTGCTCTTACCGGGGCAATGAGATCCATGACGGCCATCCGCTGTTTACTTCTGTCGCCAAGATTGAGAAAAACCGCCAGGTCGGCGTTATCACACTGGAGCCGCTTACCGTCCGGGATGTGAATCTGCTTATTTCAGATACCCTGTACAGCCCGCGGGAACGGGTGGATATGCTGGCGGAAGTGATCTATAAGCGGACAAAGGGCAATTCCTTCTTTGTGAGTGAACTGCTTAAGGATTTGTACCGCAGCGGTTATCTGTATTTCGATGATCCGCAGGGCAGCTGGAGCTGGCAGCTGGAACAGATTATGAGCCTGCCGGTGAACGAGAATATCGTTGAATTTCTCATGATGAAGCTGAACAATCTGCCGCAGGAGACCCGTAAAATACTTATGCTGTGTGCAGCGGCCGGTAATGTGTTCGACTTCAGCCTGCTGAAGCTGATCAGCGGAGAGCCGCGGGGGAGTATTGTCCGGGCAATTGCCTCAGCGGTCGACGAAGAGCTGATTGTGCCGTCGGATGCCAGCTATGCGATGTTCTCCGGTTATCTGGACGAAACCGATATAGAACCGGAGCCGCCACAGGAGCTAAAGATCTCATTCGGCTTTGCGCATGACCGGATCCAGCAGGCCTTTTACCAGATGATCGATGAGGGGGAGAGCAAGGAGCTGCATCTTAGGATCGGCAGAGTACTGCTTGCGAATCTGCCTCCGGAGGAAGCGGATGAGCTGATCGTCGATATTGCCGCCCATATGAACAAAGGGCTGGAGTTCATCCGCAGCCAGGCAGAGATTAACGGGGTCATCAGGCTTAACCTGCGCGCTGCCGGCAAGGCTAAGGCGGCTTTTGGTTATGACTCCGCTTATGCACTGCTTGAAGCGGTGCTGCCGCGGCTGCCGGACAATGCCTGGGAGGATGATGAGCTTCCGGCAGCGGAGATTTACCGGCTGCTGGCCCAGTGCGGCTATCTTACCCATCATATTGAAGAAGCGGATGCTGCCTGTGCTATTCTGCTGGGACATACACCGGGAAAAGTGGACCGTGCGCAGATCTATGAGCTGCAGGCTGACCATTACATGTATCTCGGAATGATGAAGGAGGCGATCGCTGCCGGAAGACAGGGGCTGCAGGAGATGGGCATCCAGATTCCGCAGCGTGTTGGGATGGCCTCCGTGCTTACGGAGCTGGTGAAGATCAAGGCCGCTCTCCGGGGGAGGACGGCTGAGGATATCTTTGCCTCCGGCGAAATGAAGGACCCGGAAATGCAGCTGATCATGAGGCTGCTGATTAACTTTATCCCTCCGGCTTTTATCTCCGGTGAGACTTCGCTGTTCGGCCTGGCGGTGCTCAAAAAGGTGGGCTTGACGCTGAAATACGGCAACTCGCCTGAATCGGCAATTGCCTTTATCGGTTATGCGATGCTGCTGTCCGGATTTGGCGATGTAAAGGGTGCGTTTGAATTCGGCCGGCTGGGCATCCGGATTAATGACAAATTCAATGACGTGCAGTGGCGGGGTGCGGCACATGTGTTATACACCTTGTTCAGCCACGCCTGGACAGAGCCCTGGGACACCCTGCAGGACTGGTTCACAACCTCGATTGAAGCAAGTCTGCGCACAGGTGATTTGCTCTACCTGGCTCATTCCTGCTTTTACGTTAACATCTGGAATCCCGAGATGGATCTGGCGACCAATCTGCTGGAAAGCAACCGGATGATATCGATGATCGAGAGCACCAAATACAAGGAATCACTGGCGACCGCGCAGCTGGTACGGCAGTATTACCGCAATCTAATGGGCGAAATGGGCGGCAACCGCTCATTCAGTGACGGTTCTTTTGACGAAGAAAGCATGCTGCGGGATTTGGAGCTGGCCAAGTACAATTCCGGGATTGCCATATATTATATCTATAAAATGAAGCTCTTGTTCACCTATGAAAGCTACCAGGAAGCCCTAGTGTACATCGACAAGGCTTATGATATTATCGGCGCGCTCTCCGGCTCTGCTTTTATGGAAGAGTTCTCGCTTTATACCTTTTTGAACCTTGCCTACAGCTATCCTGATCTGCGCGGAAGAGAGCGGTATAAAGCAAGAAGACGAATGAAGAAGGAGATGGGCAGGGTCCGTAAATGGGCCCGGCATGCTCCCGGAACCTTCCGGCAGCACGAAATGCTGATGAAGGCGGAATGGGCACGGATTGCAGGACGGGATGATGAAGCGGGACAGTATTATGACCTGGCAATTGAGGCCAGTGAGCAAGGCACATTCGTCAGGTATAAGGCGCTTACCAACGAGCTCGCAGCTAAATTTTATTACGCTAAGCAGTTTAATGAGTTTGCCGCCTACCTGCTCAGACAGTCCGTATATTATTATTCGGTGTGGGGTGCCAAAGCCAAAATCCAGTTCCTCAAAGCCCGGTACCCGGACATCGTCCGCAAAATCAACATCAAGGAATTTCTGCATGGACGGACTGTATCCGATTATAGTGAAAGCATTGATCTGGATTCCATGATCATGGCTTCTCAGGCGATTTCCAAAGAAATTGAGCTAAACAATCTGCTGGAGGCGCTGATGCAGATTGTCATCAAAAATGCCGGGGCACAGCGCGGCTGTATCCGGATGACCGGCAGCTCAGGGCTGCTGGTGGAGGGCGAATATCTGGCTGACGAGGATCGGATCTCGGTCGGGGTCCAGAGCCGGAGCGGCTTTGACAATCTTCCGGATTCCATCCTGCGTTCAGTTGAGGAGAGCGGCAAAACGCTGATCTATAATGACGCTTATTCGGAGACACAGTTCGTAAATGATCCTTATATCGTGAAGCACCGCACCAAATCCATGGTCTGTATGCCGCTGATCAACCAGAACAAGACGGTTGCTGTCATCTATCTGGAGAATAATCTGGTAACCGGCGTATTCACCAAAGAGCGGATGAAGATCATTAATCTGCTGTCACGGGAAATGGTGTTTTCCCTGGAAAATGCCAGCCTGTACTCAGAGCTGGAGCGTTCAGAGGAAAAATACCGTGAGCTGGTTAACAACCTGCAGGACGGAATTTTTATTACGCAGGACTTCATATGCAAATATGCCAATGAAGCGCTGGCCGGGATGCTCGGTTATGAGGTGGAGGAAATGCTGGATCAGCCGTTTGAGAGCTTCCTCAGCCCGGCGGAGCGGGATAAAGTCATGTATTATTACAGCCGGAGGGTGGAAGGCAAATCTGCGCCCTTCGAGTATGAGACCAGACTGCTGCACAAGGACCGTATCCGAGAGGTTATCGTTATCCACAAGGTTACCCTGATTAATTATTTGGACAACATGGCTATCCAGGGGACGGTAAAAGATATCACCCTGCGCAAGCAGGCGGAGGAGGAGCTTCTGCGGCACAAGGAGCATCTGGAGGAGCTCGTGGCCGAGCGGACAAAGGAGCTGGAGCTGAACAACGAGGAGCTTAACCGGTATATCGGGATGATTGAGCGGATTTCGAATACGGACGAGCTGACAGGCCTGTATAACCGCAGATATTTTAATAGAGTGTTTGCCGAGGAAGTTGAGAAAGCCGCTGCCACGCAAAAATACCTGACTTATCTGATGCTCGACATCGATTATTTCAAAAAATACAACGATACCTACGGCCACTATGAAGGCGATAAGGTGCTGCGCAGAGTAGGCAAATTGCTGCAGGAGCTGGCGGAACGGGCTGACGGCTTCGCCATCCGGCTGGGCGGCGAAGAGTTCGGCATCGTCGTCACCGGCTTTACTCCCGCTCAGTCCCGTGAATATGCCGAGACCATCCGCCGGAGCATTGCTGATTTGAAGATACCGCATACAAGGAGCCCCCAGTTCGGCATTGTGACCGTGTCGATCGGTACAGCCTGTGTCCGGGTCAGCGATGCCGGGGAAGAGGACATCTACAAGCTTAGCGACGATGCCCTTTACCAGTCCAAGGCTGAAGGGCGAAACCGGGTTACCTTGTTCCAATAA